TTTTGTCTTGTTGATTGCCTGTCTGACAATCTGGCCGCGCAAGAAAAATCTGGGGCATCTGATGTCGCATACCACAGCGATAATCATCGCCACCCTGCTCTGGTATCCTCAGCAGGGAAGCGTGTATCTGCTGTGGTATCTGCCGATGCTGTTGATGGTCGTATTTCGACCACGGCTGCTGCATACTACTCAGAGTAAAGATGTCGATCGGAATCAGGAGTCAGGCGAAAAACCAATTTCACGACTTCAGGATTCAGTCAGCATCGTAAGGCATACCTCTCAGTAGGCTGTATCACGCTCTCCGGGGGATCAAGGCTGCTGAGAAAATTCCTGATCAGCGTTTACCCCGACCTCATTCTTTGCAGTATCTTGCGTCGTCTTTGATCGTGCTAAAAGCGGGGCTTCCAATTCCGGGGAATCGAAGTTGGTTTTAGTCCCTACGATGAACATGGGACGTGCTCTGACCTGGTCGTAGATCCGTGTGACATATTCACCCAAAATTCCAATTCCCAGTGCATTCAAGGTGCCAAAAAATGAGGCGGTGATGGTGGTAGAGGCCCAGCCAGGAATGGCCAGCCCGGTGATTAGTTTATGATACAGCACAAAAGAAGTCAGCGCTATGCAGACAACTGCAGACAGGGCGGCAATGACATAGAAAATCATCAGAGGGAAAAAGGAAAATGAGAAAATAGCGGTCTTAGCCAGTCGGCATAACTGGATGAATGAGACGCGCGGGTTTTCGTCATAGCGGGCCAATCGCTCAACGGGCACACCAATCTGGCGAAACCCAACCCAGGAACGGAGTCCAGGAAAGTAGCGGTCTCGGTCATTGAGCTGTGCAATTTGAACGGCGACTTGACGGTCAATCAAACCGAAGTTGCCGGCATCTCGTGGAATCGATGTGCTGGCGATTAAGTTGAGTGTTTTGTGGAACGTTTGAAATGCCCAGCGTTTGAACACACCTTCTTTACGGTCTGTACGAATCGCATACACAACATCGTAGCCAGATTGCCAGTATTCGATGAAATCGATGATGGCAGCAGGACTGTCCTGCATGTCGGCATCCATAATGACGATGGCATCGCCCGTTGCGTGAAGTAAGCCGGCCTGCACAGCAGCCTGATGTCCAAAATTCTTAGCGAAATGGAGAATGCGGACCCGTGAGTTCAAATCGGCAAGATCATCCAGGATGGGCCCACTCTTGTCTGAGGAACCGTCGTTTACGAAGATGATTTCATACTGACTGCCAGTTGATTGGAGCGATTCTTCCACAGCCTGAAGTAGTTGCGGCAGGACGGACTGCTCATTAAATACCGGCAGTACGATAGAAATTAACGCCTCATTAATAGGCATTCGCGCAGGTGCTGAAGAGGCAGGCTGTTCTTGATTCATTTGGTTAAAACTCCTACCAGAGAAAGACCAAACGGAACGCCTATCGAATGAATGAACTTTCGTTCGAGTTGCGCGAACGACTTCAGGCAAGCATTCGTAAACCGTGAAACCCGCGTGAAGCAGGGGGGGGAATCCTGCCTTCGTTTCAAGATTTTGTCTCTACCACGAGAGGCAATCGCAGCGGGTAAAGTAAATGAATTCCAGTGGGTGACCCATTTCACTTTTAATCCAGCCTGCTCTGCATTTAGACGGAATTTCGATTTTGTATAACGACAGAAGTGGCCCAGTTTTCGATCCCAGTCTGAATACAGCATTGGATAGGCGGGAACGGTAATGATGATTCCTCCATCCTCTGTCAGAGTTTCTGCTGCGTTTTTCAGTAATTCTACGGGATCTTTCATGTGTTCCATGACATCTAATAAGAGGACTGCTTTCGCAGAAGCAGAAGCAACTGGCCAGGGTTGACTCAATTCATGAACGAATACTTTTTCTAATCCACGTGAACGACCATGGTCTACCGCTTCTTCTAACAGGTCAAAGCCGATGACGTCATAACCTAGTTGACTGAACTCCAGTAAGTTCCGTGCCGAACCAATCCCACCTTCAATCACTAAACCGGGGGGAGGAAACTCGGAAATCAAGATCTCAGTGACCAGCTTGCGTTTGGCAACGTGCCACCAATATGTCTCTTCCAAATCAATCAGTTCGGTGAGGTGTGCTAGGTCCACGTGATGAAGATCTTTGTTTTGAAGTGACTTTTAAATAATTTGAAATACAAAAATTGGTGAAATCTATGTCAAAACAGTCTTTTGATTGGGATCAGCATAACAGTGCAATCAGGAGAACTCTGTACGTCCCTGATAAAAATGGCATATTTTTGGTCAAACAAAACATATTTATTTTACCTATAGTGCTTATACTGTCTATAGTGTTTTTTGGTTCTGGTCTTCAGGAATGTCGTGTTAAGTGTATTTATGTGGAGTATTTGTGGTGAGAGATCAGTTGACCGGGCAAATAACGGCGTTCACATGGATAGCGATTATTGTCTTTTTGCTGATTCTGACATTGAATGTCCCGCTTTTCATTAGAATGCCTCTGGCAACAGATGTCGTGTTTTATGACTTGCAGGCACAAATGGTTCTCAATGGAGGAACATTATATCAGGATATGTTTGAGACAAATCTGCCGGGGATCGTCTGGGTGCATATGCTGGTTCGCCCTCTCGTGGGGATGAGCTCTGATGCAATTCTAGTTGTCGATCTTGTCATTTTTAGTGGGACTACGTTCCTGCTAATGCTGTGGAATCGCAGGAATCATCTTTCGCTGACAGGGATGCTCTGGATTGGGATTGCCCTGTTTTCTTTTTATTTTTCAATTTCAGAGTGGTCTCACTTTCAACGAGATACTCTAATGCTTCTGCCTTCAATGGCGGCACTCTGGCTTCGACGCAAGCAAATAGATCGACTTCTCGATCGTGATCAGGTTTCGTTGGCATCGATTTGGGGGTGGGCGTTTCTGGAAGGGCTTTTTTGGGCAACAGCTTTTTGGGTGAAACCATTCGTTGCAGTACCTGCATTGTGTGTCTGGATCGGATCACTGTTAATTGTCCACCAATTTCGAAGACTACTGATAGATTTCTCTGGTCTATTGCTGGGAGGTTTAGTGCTAGGTGGAATTGGGATTTTCTGGATGTGGCAGAATGGTGCCTGGCCTGCGTTTTATGAAACGTTTACGGAATGGAATCCTGAGTATGTGGAAGCACGGAAAGCGGGATGGCAGCCATTTCGATATGTCCAGTTTTTGTATCGATTCTATCCCTGGTTTCTGCTGCATTTGATCGCGGTGCCACTCGCGTTGCTGGCGTTGGTAAATTACTGGAAAAATAGCCGAAACACGGCAGCAGACTCTCCAGTTGAACCGGGAAAACGTGACTTTGTGCTCTTAGCATTGATGTATCTGGGCTGGCTATTTCAATCGTACGCATTTCAGCATCTGTTTGATTATGTACATCCCCCTTCTCATCTGTTAGCAATTACCGTGATTGGTGGTTATTTAGGAAGACGTTTTGAAGCTCGCTCTTTCTCCTGGGGCTGGAAAGGGGGAATGGCGTTTTTCCTGATGATGGTTGTGCTCTCTTTTCCGGCATTTAAACCCGAGCGGGCCAGGTTGTGGAAGACCTGTGTCATGAATTCCAGCAATGCCCGTTTAAAATCAGAACTGGCGTTACTGGTGCAGGTTGATTGGGAAGATCTGGAAGCGGTGAAACAGTATTTGAAATCGCAAAATTTAAAAGACGAAGAATTACATTGTTATAATACGACCCTGGTGTATTTATATCCGGAGCTGTCTGTCAAACCCGCAACACGGTTTGTCTTTTTTGACTCTGCCTGGATTTTTTGTCCGAACCATCGAAACGAAATGTATGCTGCTATCAACGAAAGCCCGCAAAAATTTATTGTCACAGACCTGATCGAGAGCGGCTTCAACCGCGATTCTGCGTTGGCGAAATCGTCGAATCCGGAGCAGCTAACGCCTCCCGAGTATCCGGTTAGTTTGAAAGGCGCTTATCCCTGGTCGCATCCTGTTGTATTTCGCTCAGGACGCTATCTGGTACATAAGGTGAAACGCCCCCTGGGGAAATTTACGGGGAGCAGTTTTGTGCCTACTGAAGAGCGTGTCCAGGAGTTCTTTCGACGAAAACAAAAACAGAAGTCAGAAAAACAGCCAAATTCGTAAACCATAACTTCTGGCGAAAATCGTTTTAAGACCGCTGCATTCTCTCTACTGATATGAGATTTGGTTTAGTCTGTCTTGGTCTTTTGCGGAGAACGTAAAGGCATAAGCAGTAAGATCAAAATGATCGCAAGCGTGGTGATTGTGATGATACGTCCGATCTTGAATCCGGGAGGTTCATAAGAGAGTAGAATCTGATGTTTTCCTGCTGGTAGTGGGATGGCTCGCAATGAAAAATCGGCAGGTAAGACAGGTAAGTCCGCTGTTTTGACTCGTGCAGACCATCCCGGATAGAAGATGTCAGAAAGAACTAGATATCCTGGTGCGTCCAGTTCAGCCATGATTTGGAGCTGATTAGGAGTTGCTTTTAAAATTTCAGCTGCTTGATAAGTCTGTCGTTTCCCGGCAGGCAAGAGATCTTGTGACATCAGGATTTCGTCACGCGGTTGGACGTTGGCGATGGAATCAACAATTTGTTTACTTGGCTCATTAGGATTTAAAGGTTTTGTCTTACCTGTCAAAAACGCTCTTGGTATTGGATTGGTGTTTTCCAGGATCAAATAAGGAACGTGTGCTGATTCCGTGTTTCGGAGTGCAAACTCCTCTGGAATCGTCCCCCGCTCAATTATTTTCCAGCCAACGAGCTCGATCTTTTGATCGGTTTGCAGGATCGCGTATTTGATACTCATCAGATTCAACAGAGGCGGTCTTGCTGTGTTAAGTTGGGGCTCGCTATAACCCGCCATCATTAAAGCAGCATCAGGTTGAGGGAACGTTGCCGCTGCCAGCAGGCCGAGGCGGACAAGTGGCACTGGTTCATACCCCTGCACTTTCAGAATCTGATGTTTCCATGCTTCACGGTCACTTAATAGTTTCTGTCCCACCAAGACGCGATGCTGTCCTAGATTCTCTTTTAAGAATTCGATGATTTTGGTTTCCTCACGAAATGAGGTCTGAGGAATGGTTCTTAAGATATGCGCGCTATGCAGGGAAAGCTCCCAGGAACAAAGGATGCAAAGCAGAATCACGCCTCCAATTGCGGTCTTACGGGAAAGGCAGGCTGAGAATACGGCTGCAGAAACCCCCATTACAGCAATCATGATTGAGATCAGTTGCAGTTTCATGATTTGTCCCGGATTAAGGTTCAGGGAAACGAATCCTCCTGAATAGATCAACAGGCTCGCCAGGAAAAGTAAGACTGCGGTAAAGCAGACGATGGCAAAGTTGCGATATCTTTTTCTGGCTGAATTTAAAAATAGAGAGGCGATTGCTTCACTGCCAAAACCAGCTAGCATGGCAATCACCAAGGAGCAAATCCACATCATTCGCGCGGGGATTCGAAACATGGAAAATCCGGGGATGATTTTGTAACAAAGCGTATAAAAAGGGAGATGTGGGCCGAATGCGAGTAAGAAAGCCCCCAAACCAATCAAAGTCAGTCGAATAACCGTTCGGTTTTTGAAAGAAGTCAAGCAGCCCAGGCATGCGAGTAACACCGGCAAACATCCAAAATAGCAAACCGCTTCCCAGTAATAGCCGCCCGGTCCCCGGTATTGATCAGGCCCTCCCCAGACAAACGGATCCAGCAACTGCAACAGACTGGGAGCAGCAAGACTGCCGCTTTGCAGCACTTTCAGGTCTATGCCCCCAGATCTAACCGCCTGTTGAGTGTAGATTGAAACGGGAATCAAGTCGATGGCAACCAATCCGAGGGTCAGTAAACCTGCAAAGAACCAACCTCGGCTCATGGTCGCTGCTGAAACAGGATCATTCGTAGCTACAAGTTCATTATTCTCAGACAGGTCTTGTTCGGATTGTTGCGGCTTCCTTTTCTGAATCAGGGCGATCAATGACTCGATTCCAATCGAGGCTGTGAGAAATAGCAGCAGGTAAAAGAGTTCCTGAACATGTCCACTGAAAAATGCCAGAGAAATAAGAATTGCCAAAATCGGGACTGCTTTTTTGCGACCTTCGATTAAGAATTCATAGCCATATAAGATCCAGGGGAACCAGGCGATTTGTGTAATCGACGTGTAATGCCCTTCTCCCGTTTTGGCGACAAAATAGGGTGCTGCCAGAAAAACAATACCTGACAAGAGAGAACTGAAGAAGCTGAGTTTGTATTTTCGGCCGAGTAAGTAAGCCCCCCAGCCAGCCCACCAATGATGGAAAATCAGCATCCAGCTGATCGTCGTCAACGCATTACTGA
This genomic interval from Gimesia alba contains the following:
- a CDS encoding class I SAM-dependent methyltransferase is translated as MDLAHLTELIDLEETYWWHVAKRKLVTEILISEFPPPGLVIEGGIGSARNLLEFSQLGYDVIGFDLLEEAVDHGRSRGLEKVFVHELSQPWPVASASAKAVLLLDVMEHMKDPVELLKNAAETLTEDGGIIITVPAYPMLYSDWDRKLGHFCRYTKSKFRLNAEQAGLKVKWVTHWNSFTLPAAIASRGRDKILKRRQDSPPCFTRVSRFTNACLKSFAQLERKFIHSIGVPFGLSLVGVLTK
- a CDS encoding glycosyltransferase family 2 protein yields the protein MNQEQPASSAPARMPINEALISIVLPVFNEQSVLPQLLQAVEESLQSTGSQYEIIFVNDGSSDKSGPILDDLADLNSRVRILHFAKNFGHQAAVQAGLLHATGDAIVIMDADMQDSPAAIIDFIEYWQSGYDVVYAIRTDRKEGVFKRWAFQTFHKTLNLIASTSIPRDAGNFGLIDRQVAVQIAQLNDRDRYFPGLRSWVGFRQIGVPVERLARYDENPRVSFIQLCRLAKTAIFSFSFFPLMIFYVIAALSAVVCIALTSFVLYHKLITGLAIPGWASTTITASFFGTLNALGIGILGEYVTRIYDQVRARPMFIVGTKTNFDSPELEAPLLARSKTTQDTAKNEVGVNADQEFSQQP
- a CDS encoding glycosyltransferase family protein; its protein translation is MSSRLFQHMIAALVLAAFSGICFQTLVLNPTDVLVGPQDQGHNDTTNQFIAFKSYQKFCLEQHDQFPFWNPYSLFGMPWLGSPQSSLFYPPNWVFFFSNALTTISWMLIFHHWWAGWGAYLLGRKYKLSFFSSLLSGIVFLAAPYFVAKTGEGHYTSITQIAWFPWILYGYEFLIEGRKKAVPILAILISLAFFSGHVQELFYLLLFLTASIGIESLIALIQKRKPQQSEQDLSENNELVATNDPVSAATMSRGWFFAGLLTLGLVAIDLIPVSIYTQQAVRSGGIDLKVLQSGSLAAPSLLQLLDPFVWGGPDQYRGPGGYYWEAVCYFGCLPVLLACLGCLTSFKNRTVIRLTLIGLGAFLLAFGPHLPFYTLCYKIIPGFSMFRIPARMMWICSLVIAMLAGFGSEAIASLFLNSARKRYRNFAIVCFTAVLLFLASLLIYSGGFVSLNLNPGQIMKLQLISIMIAVMGVSAAVFSACLSRKTAIGGVILLCILCSWELSLHSAHILRTIPQTSFREETKIIEFLKENLGQHRVLVGQKLLSDREAWKHQILKVQGYEPVPLVRLGLLAAATFPQPDAALMMAGYSEPQLNTARPPLLNLMSIKYAILQTDQKIELVGWKIIERGTIPEEFALRNTESAHVPYLILENTNPIPRAFLTGKTKPLNPNEPSKQIVDSIANVQPRDEILMSQDLLPAGKRQTYQAAEILKATPNQLQIMAELDAPGYLVLSDIFYPGWSARVKTADLPVLPADFSLRAIPLPAGKHQILLSYEPPGFKIGRIITITTLAIILILLLMPLRSPQKTKTD